The Xylanibacillus composti nucleotide sequence AGAACGGAAAGTCTATAAAAAAAGAGCATATGGTACCGGAACAGATCAAGAGAGCCAGCAACATCTTTCCTTATTTCTTGTGTGATAAAGCAGAATATCTGTTTGGCGAAGCGATATCAAAACGCGCAGCTTGTCGGAGAGAGATGCAGGCTTTGTACAGAAATATCTTAAATTTCGTACAATACGAAACAGTCGAAGTCAGGGCGCTTCGCCGCTTTGTTGAAATGGAGCCTGAAGCACTGTCTCACAAATTGAACAGCATATTGAGTAAAGAGATGGTAGAAGCCCTTCAAGCTGGCGGCTTGTGTGCAATCAAATATGCGCCGACTGGTGGTTTCTATCATCATTCACGGCCCTTACTTACGGCATGGGAGCGATATTTAGCTGAGAAAAGTCGGGATACAGACAACGAAATGATGAACTGTTTAATAACAGGTGAGCAGGTATCAGCTCAGGAGATCGCGAGATTGCATCCAAGCATCAAGAATGTAATCGGTGCTCAGTCATCCGGTGCAGCCCTTGTATCCTTCAACAAACCGGCATTTTGCTCGTATAACAAGGAGCAATCCTATAATGCACCGACGTCGAAAAAAGCAGCGAATGCTTACGGTTACGTGTTGAATCGACTTTTGGCAGACCAGCGCCACCGCGTCAGATTGAACGATACCACTGTAGTGTTTTGGGTGGAATCCAGTATGGACCACGAACAACTGTTTCTTGCGAACCTCCTGCAGGAAAATGAAGAGGAACATGGGGAGGAACAGTCTCCGGATGCAGAAAGTGTAAGAGAACGTTTGAAGAATGCGGTGGTGCGTGTTCGCCATGGTCAGGAATTTGCTGATACATTCGAAGACTTGGATCCGAGTACGACATTTTACATGCTAGGTCTTTCGCCCAATGCAGCGCGCCTCTCCATTCGATTTTTCTATAAAGAAACATTGGGCGCACTTGGAAAGCGAGTATGGCAGCACTACAAGGATTTGTCCATTGAAGGACTGGAACGAACTCCTACAATCAGACAATTGTTGAGAGAACTGGCTGTAGGACATGATTGGAGCAAGATTCCGCCTAATTTAGAAGGGCAGATGCTTCGTTCCATAATCAATGGTTTGCCGTACTCAAAGGCCGTATTTGCTCAGCTGCTCAATCGTATTCGTTCAGATTCTGATGATCCGAAGAAAGGCTTGTACAAGATAGGAGCTATCAGAGCGGCCATGCTCAAGGCCTATCTGCTGCGCTCCCCCTCAGCTCATTCACAAATTAAGAAAGGAGATCTGACTATGGCCGAAAATAAGAACTCTTCAAATGCAGCTTATCATCTGGGCAGATTGTTTGCATGTCTGGAGAAAACCCAAGGCAGCGCTCAAGGAGGAGGGATCAATGCAACGATTCGAGATCGATTTTGGGGAGCAGCTTCAACCTCTCCAGCAACCGTATTTCCCCGACTATTAAGTCTGGCACAGCACCATATTTCCAAGGATGATAAATGGGGTGAATATAATAACGGCTTGATTCAGGAGGTTATGTGCAAATTGCCTGAACAATTCCCAAGAAGACTGACATTGGAAGAACAAGGGATGTTTGCGATTGGCTATTACCACAAGAGAGAAGCTTTTTATAAGTCAAATCAAGATGGACGAGCGGATAAGAAAACAGATGAACCCATTAATCAATAGAAAGAGGGATGGACGATGACAATGAAAACCCAGATTGAAAATCGTTATGAGTTTGTATTGCTGTTTGATGTGGAGAACGGGAATCCAAATGGTGACCCTGATGCAGGGAATTTACCAAGAATCGACCCCGAAACAGGCTGCGGTCTCGTCACAGATGTATGCTTGAAGCGGAAAGTTCGCAACTATGTTGAGCTTGCCCGGGCGGGAGAGGATTCATATGACATTTATATCAAGGAAGCGGCGATTCTCAATCAATTGAACAAGGAGGCTTTCGAAGCACACCCTGATATGGAATTGAAAGAAAACAAAGCAGATAAATTAGTTGCCA carries:
- the cas8c gene encoding type I-C CRISPR-associated protein Cas8c/Csd1, translated to MIFQALYNYYQILLDKEGDSIPQEGYSSAGISFEVHIGEDGNVLDILSYEENGKSIKKEHMVPEQIKRASNIFPYFLCDKAEYLFGEAISKRAACRREMQALYRNILNFVQYETVEVRALRRFVEMEPEALSHKLNSILSKEMVEALQAGGLCAIKYAPTGGFYHHSRPLLTAWERYLAEKSRDTDNEMMNCLITGEQVSAQEIARLHPSIKNVIGAQSSGAALVSFNKPAFCSYNKEQSYNAPTSKKAANAYGYVLNRLLADQRHRVRLNDTTVVFWVESSMDHEQLFLANLLQENEEEHGEEQSPDAESVRERLKNAVVRVRHGQEFADTFEDLDPSTTFYMLGLSPNAARLSIRFFYKETLGALGKRVWQHYKDLSIEGLERTPTIRQLLRELAVGHDWSKIPPNLEGQMLRSIINGLPYSKAVFAQLLNRIRSDSDDPKKGLYKIGAIRAAMLKAYLLRSPSAHSQIKKGDLTMAENKNSSNAAYHLGRLFACLEKTQGSAQGGGINATIRDRFWGAASTSPATVFPRLLSLAQHHISKDDKWGEYNNGLIQEVMCKLPEQFPRRLTLEEQGMFAIGYYHKREAFYKSNQDGRADKKTDEPINQ